The genomic region TTCCCGTAGGACTTCTTCCCCGGCCTGCGCCAGTAACAGATTGTCGGCGTCGTATTGTTTGAACACTTCGAAGAACAGGCCGCTGGACGCCTGCACCTGTCGGGTGCTTTTCGGCGCGCCGGGGTAGCCGGCGAAGACCAGCCCGGCAATCCGCGCGATCTCGCGAAAACGCCGCAATGCCAGTTCACCGGCGTTCAGGCTGGCCAGAACGTCCGCTAATAAATCATCGGCATTGAAGAGATCGGCTTTCAAATACTCGGCCCAATCGATCGGCGTAGCGCTGAGCAATTCCAGGCCGTAATCGTTCACCGCAATGGAAAACGTCACGGGCTGCCGTTGACTGACGCGCCATGCCAACAGGCTCGCCAGGCCCAGATGCACCTGGCGCCCGGCAAACGGGTAGAGAAAAAGGTGCCAGCCTTCGCGGGATTTCAGCACTTCGGCCAACAGATTGTCTGTGGTGGGCAACCCCGACCAGCGCATCTGGGTTTCCAGCAACGGTCGCAACGCCTGCATTTCCGGGCCGACGAATTCACCCTGTGCCGCCGTACTGAAACGCCTGACCACGGCTTCGGCCAGCTCGTTGGAAAGTGGCATCCGCCCACCATTCCAGCGTGGTACGGCGGCTTTTTTCGCGGTGCTGCGTTTGACGTAAGCGGTCATGTTTTCCACCCGCACCAGCTCCAGCAAACGCCCGGCGAACAGAAAACCATCACCGGGTTTGAGCCGCGCAATAAAGCCTTCCTCGACACTGCCCAACTGTTTGCCACCGCCGCCCTTGCTCCAGAATTTCAGATGGATGCTCGCGTCGCTGACAATGGTGCCGATGCTCATGCGATGGCGCCGCGCCAATCGCGCATCCGGTACGCGCCAGACGCCGTGCTCGTCCGGTTCGACCCGGCGATAGTCCGGATAGGCTGTCAGAGACATCCCGCCATGGCGTACGAAAGCCAGCGCCCAAGCCCAATCGGCGGCTGTCAGGTCACGATAAGCCCAGGCGCCGCGGACTTCTTCGTACAACTCTTCAGGAATAAACCCACCACCGAGGGCCATGCTGACCAAATGTTGCACCAGCACATCCAGCGGTTTGTACGGTGACAGGCGCGGCTCGATGCGTCGTTGCTCGACGGCATCGCGGGCGGCGGCGGCTTCGATCAACTCAAGGCTGTGGGTCGGCACCAATGTCACTCGCGACGTGCGTCCTGGTGCGTGGCCTGAGCGACCGGCGCGTTGCATCAGGCGCGCGACACCTTTGGCCGAGCCAATTTGCAGCACGCGCTCGACCGGCAGGAAATCCACCCCCAGGTCCAGGCTTGAGGTGCAGACCACGGCTTTCAACTGCCCGTTCTTCAATGCCTGCTCCACCCAGTCGCGGGTATCTCTGGACAGTGAGCTGTGATGCAGGGCAATCAATCCGGCCCAGTCCGGCCGTGCTTCAAGCAGCGCCTGATACCAGATTTCCGATTGCGCCCGCGTATTGGTGAAGACCAAGGTGCTGGCGCAGGCATCCAGTTCGGCAACGACCTGCGGCAACATTTTCAGACCGATGTGCCCGGCCCAAGGGAAACGCTCAATGGCCGGTGGGAGGAGGGTGTCGACTTTCAGTGTTTTTTCGCTTTGTCCCTGAATGCTGATGCCGCCGCCCTGTGGGATCAGCACTTGTTCGGCGTGGGATTGATTACCGAGGGTGGCGGACACGCCCCAGACGATCAGCTCAGGTTGCCAATGCCGCAGGCGGGCGAGGGCCAGTTGCAGTTGCACGCCGCGTTTGTTGCCCAGCAGTTCGTGCCATTCATCGACGACGATCATGCGCAGACTCGCCAGCGCGACTTGTGCATCGGCACGAGCGAGCAGCAGGGTCAGGCTTTCCGGGGTGGTGATCAGCGTGGTTGGCAGGCGCCGGCTCTGGCGGGCGCGTTCGCTGCTGCTGGTGTCACCGGTGCGCAGGCCGATGCTCCACGGGATCTGCAAATCATCGACCGGCGCCTGCAAGGCGCGCGCGGTGTCGGCGGCGAGGGCGCGCATGGGCGTGATCCACAGGACGGTCAGCGGTTCGGCTGGCGGTTTGCGTTTGCGCGCAGATTCAACAGCCGCTGCGGGTTTAGCGAAGCGATTGAGTGCCGCGAACCACACAGCATAGGTTTTACCGGCACCGGTGCTGGCGTGGAGCAGACCGGATTCGCCGTTTTTCACCGCCGCCCACACCTGTTTCTGAAAGGCGAACGGCTTCCAGTCGCGGGCGCTGAACCAGATTTTTGCCAGGTCGGGGGATTTCGCCATGCGGGCTGCGCGCGCTCTGGAGGTGTTCTTCCAGTGACCGCGCGGCAGGTCGACAAGTTTGATTTTTGTCGGCGATGAAAAACGAATGTGGGAGCGAGCCTGCTCGCGAATGCGGTGTGTCAGCCTACAATTTCTTAACTGACACACCGCATTCGCGAGCAGGCTCGCTCCCACAGGGGGATTGTGTACGGCGTTATTTGAGATTGCCGCTGAGGAATTGCTTGAGGCGTTCGCTTTTCGGGTTGCCCAGCACTTCTTCGGGGGCGCCTTCTTCTTCCACCAAGCCTTGATGCAGAAACAACACCTGGCTGGAAACCTTACGAGCGAAGCTCATCTCATGGGTCACCATGATCATGGTCCGGCCTTCTTCGGCGAGTCCCTGAATCACCTTCAACACTTCCCCCACCAACTCCGGGTCGAGCGCCGAAGTCGGTTCATCGAACAACATCACCTCCGGCTCCATCGCCAACGCCCGTGCAATCGCCACGCGCTGCTGCTGGCCGCCCGACAAAAACGCCGGGTACTGATCCGCCACCCGCGCCGGCAAGCCGACCTTGTCCAGATAACGCCGCGCACGATCGTCGGCCTCCTGTTTGCTGCAACCCAGCACCCGGCGCGGGGCCATGGTGATGTTTTCCAGCACGGTCATGTGGCTCCACAGGTTGAAATGCTGGAACACCATCGCCAGACGTGTGCGCAGGCGTTGCAGTTCATCAGCGTCAGCGACGTGCATGCCGTGGCGGTCGGTGATCATGCGGATCGCCTGGCCATCGAGGCTCATGGCGCCGTCGTTGGGTTGTTCGAGAAAGTTGATGCAGCGCAAAAAAGTACTTTTGCCCGAGCCACTGGCGCCGATCAGGCTGATCACGTCGCCGGTCTTGGCCTTGAGCGACACGCCTTTGAGCACCTGATGGTCGCCATAGCTTTTGTGCAGGCCTTCAACGGTCAGTTTGTACATGGGACAGACATCCTCAAGGCGAAAGTAGGTAGCCGCTGCGATAGGCTTCAGCACCCGCAACATGGGCGATGACCATGCCGGCAGTGGCCATGCGGCGCAGCGAGCGGGCGTACATCACGCCGGCGCTGGTGCAATGAATAGGGGTGATGCGGTCGTTGATCGGGTCGATGATTTCGGCGATCTGTTGCCCGGCCTCCAGCACTTGCCCGGCCGTGGCGGTGTACACCAGCAGGCCGCCGACTGGGGTGGTCACCGGCTCGACTCCCGCGAGAGGCGTGGCCGGGAACGGCAATGGCGGCTGCGGTTTGGTCTCACCGACGATCGCATCGGACTGGATCAGGTAGTCGATCAGCGCCTGGCAGTCGCGACTGGCCAGCGGATGGCTGACATCACCCTGGCCGCGCAACTCAACGGTCACCGAGAAACTGCCGAGCGGAATTTCAAAGTGTTCGCCGAAGCGTTCCTTCAGTTGCCACCACAGCAGGGTGAAGCATTCATCGAACGACTGGCCGCCGGAATCGGTGGCCAGCAGGCTCGCCTGAGCTTCGATGTAGCGCGCCAGCGGTTCGACCTGCGGCCACGCTTCGGGCGTGGTGTAGAGGTGCACCACTGATTCGAAGTCGCAATGCAGGTCGAGCACCATGTCCGCATCACAGGCCAGCCGTTGCAGGGTCAGACGCTGGGATTGCAGTTGCGTGCTGGCGGTCTGGCGGGCGAGAGCGTTGCGCAGATGCGTGCGGATCAGTTCGAGGTTGTGCTGTGGATCGTCATTCAGCTTGCCCTCGATGGCGTTGCCGATCTCTTCGCTGAGATCGACGAACCAGCGGTTGAAGTTCTGCCCGCTCTCCAGTTCGTAGCGGCCCAGTGGCACGTCCATCAGCACTTGTTCGAGGCCGACCGGGTTGGCCACTGGCACCAGCACGATTTGGCTGCGCAGGCGGCCGGCGGCTTCCAGCTCGGCCAGCCGCTGTTTGAGATGCCAGGCGACGAGCATGCCCGGCAGTTCGTCGGCATGCAGCGAAGACTGAATGTAAACCTTGCCCTTGGCCTGCTCCGGGCCGAAGTGGAAGCTGTGGATCTGTCGTGCGGTCCCCGGCAGCGGGGCCAGCAAGTCATGGATCAGGTGGCGCATTTGCGAAGTTGTCCTAGTGAGTCGGGCCGAGGAAGGCCAGCCATCGGCGTTCGGCAAGGCGGAACAGGCCGACCAGCGCAAAGGTAATGGTCAGGTAGATCAGCGCGGCGATGCCGAACGACTGAAAGGTCAGGAAGGTCGCCGAGTTGGCGTCCCGCGCGACTTTCAGGATATCGGGGATGGTCGCGGTGAAGGCCACGGTGGTCGAGTGCAGCATCAGGATCACTTCGTTGCTGTAATACGGCAACGAACGGCGCAGCGCCGACGGCATGATCACGTAGGCATACAGCTTCCAGCCGGTCAGCCCGTAAGCCTTGGCCGCTTCGACTTCGCCGTGGTTCATGCTGCGAATCGCCCCGGCGAAAATCTCCGTGGTGTAGGCGC from Pseudomonas tensinigenes harbors:
- a CDS encoding ligase-associated DNA damage response DEXH box helicase, encoding MAKSPDLAKIWFSARDWKPFAFQKQVWAAVKNGESGLLHASTGAGKTYAVWFAALNRFAKPAAAVESARKRKPPAEPLTVLWITPMRALAADTARALQAPVDDLQIPWSIGLRTGDTSSSERARQSRRLPTTLITTPESLTLLLARADAQVALASLRMIVVDEWHELLGNKRGVQLQLALARLRHWQPELIVWGVSATLGNQSHAEQVLIPQGGGISIQGQSEKTLKVDTLLPPAIERFPWAGHIGLKMLPQVVAELDACASTLVFTNTRAQSEIWYQALLEARPDWAGLIALHHSSLSRDTRDWVEQALKNGQLKAVVCTSSLDLGVDFLPVERVLQIGSAKGVARLMQRAGRSGHAPGRTSRVTLVPTHSLELIEAAAARDAVEQRRIEPRLSPYKPLDVLVQHLVSMALGGGFIPEELYEEVRGAWAYRDLTAADWAWALAFVRHGGMSLTAYPDYRRVEPDEHGVWRVPDARLARRHRMSIGTIVSDASIHLKFWSKGGGGKQLGSVEEGFIARLKPGDGFLFAGRLLELVRVENMTAYVKRSTAKKAAVPRWNGGRMPLSNELAEAVVRRFSTAAQGEFVGPEMQALRPLLETQMRWSGLPTTDNLLAEVLKSREGWHLFLYPFAGRQVHLGLASLLAWRVSQRQPVTFSIAVNDYGLELLSATPIDWAEYLKADLFNADDLLADVLASLNAGELALRRFREIARIAGLVFAGYPGAPKSTRQVQASSGLFFEVFKQYDADNLLLAQAGEEVLREELDIRRLEQTLERINGMKLDVHQLKRPTPLGFPLLVERMRESMSSEKLADRIRRMVGDLENSADKDKSP
- a CDS encoding ABC transporter ATP-binding protein, which translates into the protein MYKLTVEGLHKSYGDHQVLKGVSLKAKTGDVISLIGASGSGKSTFLRCINFLEQPNDGAMSLDGQAIRMITDRHGMHVADADELQRLRTRLAMVFQHFNLWSHMTVLENITMAPRRVLGCSKQEADDRARRYLDKVGLPARVADQYPAFLSGGQQQRVAIARALAMEPEVMLFDEPTSALDPELVGEVLKVIQGLAEEGRTMIMVTHEMSFARKVSSQVLFLHQGLVEEEGAPEEVLGNPKSERLKQFLSGNLK
- a CDS encoding succinylglutamate desuccinylase/aspartoacylase family protein, with translation MRHLIHDLLAPLPGTARQIHSFHFGPEQAKGKVYIQSSLHADELPGMLVAWHLKQRLAELEAAGRLRSQIVLVPVANPVGLEQVLMDVPLGRYELESGQNFNRWFVDLSEEIGNAIEGKLNDDPQHNLELIRTHLRNALARQTASTQLQSQRLTLQRLACDADMVLDLHCDFESVVHLYTTPEAWPQVEPLARYIEAQASLLATDSGGQSFDECFTLLWWQLKERFGEHFEIPLGSFSVTVELRGQGDVSHPLASRDCQALIDYLIQSDAIVGETKPQPPLPFPATPLAGVEPVTTPVGGLLVYTATAGQVLEAGQQIAEIIDPINDRITPIHCTSAGVMYARSLRRMATAGMVIAHVAGAEAYRSGYLLSP
- a CDS encoding ABC transporter permease codes for the protein MIELLQEYWRAFLYTDGQNITGLAMTLWLLSASIFIGFLVSIPLSIARVSPHFYIRWPVQFYTYLFRGTPLYIQLLICYTGIYSLAAVRAQPLLDSFFRDAMNCTILAFALNTCAYTTEIFAGAIRSMNHGEVEAAKAYGLTGWKLYAYVIMPSALRRSLPYYSNEVILMLHSTTVAFTATIPDILKVARDANSATFLTFQSFGIAALIYLTITFALVGLFRLAERRWLAFLGPTH